One Microbacter margulisiae genomic window carries:
- a CDS encoding carboxymuconolactone decarboxylase family protein, with protein MNPLDVFQQEAPEVAKAFDGLIEALKETSGLDAKTKQLIYIGIKAAAGDTTAIYFHVQMAKNLGATREEIRDTVLITLSVCGLKGVATCLPTAMEAYDKATSSSQNIFF; from the coding sequence ATGAATCCACTTGACGTTTTTCAGCAAGAAGCGCCTGAAGTAGCAAAAGCATTTGACGGGCTAATTGAAGCATTGAAAGAAACTTCCGGATTGGATGCCAAAACCAAGCAATTGATTTATATCGGCATCAAAGCTGCTGCAGGAGATACGACGGCTATCTATTTCCATGTGCAAATGGCAAAGAACCTGGGAGCTACAAGGGAAGAAATCCGGGATACGGTTTTAATTACCTTGTCGGTTTGCGGACTCAAAGGAGTTGCCACTTGCCTTCCCACTGCCATGGAGGCATATGACAAAGCAACCTCATCTTCGCAGAATATATTCTTTTGA